One window of the Chitinophaga niabensis genome contains the following:
- a CDS encoding helix-turn-helix transcriptional regulator, which translates to MKYCLYIIVMLMPFGSIAQTAELYQQAEVFRINKNYKEAEARARQSAALALQHGNYTDATKAYTLLTDIKINSQQLTNLKQVSDSALLLAQLAKNPGAMAYGYYSQVLLYKMLDNGEDVVRFCNKGLKELEQVDDPYIAAKIYYRLYVVYSDWNNEARVNTYARKATENALRTKDYNLMSNCYMALSVAHEYNYNSTKSRSQLDSTLFYLNRVEALYQQYPGQVAKFTYAIACINLANCYLRYFPETTTEGIHYASTARAVLKDLPNTEEVVASSLGILSEYAGKAGNKAQTESYLLEAYSVIKSQQPPYYYTLINVVQALSIFYEQQGDQKKALEFQKEVTEYNNKNFNQKQALNAQKLEIQYETEKKNNEVQILKEQERNRRLQSYLYGAIALVAVLGLIIMYRANRFRMRYALQRERQLQLKVKLEKEEQARLKAEQQLLETQQQQLKKEVMANVLQLEHKNQTLLNIKDKLAEGDKVNMQKILKEEMILDSNFEHAKLQIQQVHPDFFYLINEKAQRKLTLLDLKLCAYLYLKMDTRQIAHLMNIEAKSVRMSRYRIKQKLGLDKEEDLNSFLQGLGA; encoded by the coding sequence ATGAAATACTGCCTATATATAATAGTTATGCTGATGCCCTTTGGCAGTATCGCGCAAACAGCGGAATTGTACCAGCAGGCAGAAGTATTCCGGATCAATAAGAATTATAAGGAAGCGGAAGCCAGGGCAAGACAAAGTGCTGCCCTTGCATTGCAACATGGTAACTATACGGATGCCACAAAGGCTTACACCCTCCTTACAGACATTAAGATCAATAGCCAACAGCTGACGAACCTGAAACAGGTCAGTGATTCTGCCCTGCTCTTAGCACAATTGGCCAAAAATCCTGGTGCCATGGCTTATGGATATTATTCCCAGGTGTTATTGTACAAGATGCTGGACAACGGGGAGGATGTAGTGAGATTCTGCAATAAGGGGCTGAAGGAGTTGGAGCAGGTAGATGATCCTTACATCGCTGCCAAGATCTATTACCGGTTGTATGTGGTTTATTCCGACTGGAACAATGAAGCCCGGGTGAATACCTATGCCCGGAAAGCCACAGAAAATGCGCTGCGTACAAAAGATTATAATCTCATGAGCAATTGCTATATGGCATTGTCCGTAGCACATGAGTATAATTATAATAGTACCAAAAGCCGGTCGCAACTGGATAGTACCCTGTTCTATCTGAACAGGGTGGAAGCGCTGTATCAGCAATACCCCGGGCAGGTGGCTAAGTTTACTTATGCCATTGCCTGTATTAACCTGGCCAATTGTTACCTCAGGTATTTTCCGGAAACAACAACGGAAGGTATTCATTACGCCAGCACGGCCCGGGCCGTCTTAAAAGATTTACCGAATACAGAAGAAGTAGTGGCGAGCAGTTTAGGTATCTTAAGTGAATATGCGGGCAAGGCAGGAAATAAAGCGCAGACGGAAAGTTATCTGCTGGAGGCTTATAGTGTAATTAAATCCCAGCAACCTCCTTATTATTATACACTCATTAATGTGGTACAGGCGCTGTCCATATTTTACGAACAGCAGGGAGATCAGAAAAAGGCCCTGGAATTTCAGAAGGAAGTAACGGAATACAATAACAAGAACTTCAACCAGAAGCAGGCACTGAATGCCCAAAAGCTGGAAATTCAGTATGAAACGGAAAAGAAGAATAACGAGGTACAGATACTGAAAGAACAGGAGCGGAACCGCAGGTTGCAGAGCTATTTATATGGGGCCATTGCACTGGTTGCGGTATTAGGTTTGATAATTATGTACCGTGCCAACCGTTTCAGAATGCGTTATGCGCTGCAGCGGGAAAGGCAGCTGCAACTAAAAGTAAAACTGGAGAAAGAAGAGCAGGCCAGGCTGAAGGCAGAACAGCAACTCCTGGAAACACAGCAGCAGCAATTGAAGAAAGAGGTGATGGCGAATGTGTTGCAGCTGGAACATAAGAATCAGACCTTATTGAATATAAAGGATAAACTCGCGGAAGGAGATAAGGTGAATATGCAAAAGATCCTTAAAGAAGAAATGATACTCGACAGCAATTTTGAACATGCAAAATTGCAGATCCAACAAGTGCACCCGGACTTTTTCTACCTGATCAATGAAAAGGCACAACGAAAACTCACCCTGCTTGACCTCAAGCTTTGCGCCTACCTATACCTCAAAATGGATACCCGCCAGATTGCCCATCTGATGAATATTGAAGCCAAAAGCGTAAGAATGAGCCGCTACCGTATCAAGCAGAAGCTAGGCCTGGATAAGGAAGAAGACCTGAATAGTTTCCTCCAGGGGCTTGGCGCTTAA
- a CDS encoding NIPSNAP family protein has translation MQRRKFLQSSLTVTAGMITLSPAMAGDKQPPQKEIYEWREYEMRFGSDHMQLENYFKTALIPALNKYGVKTVGVFKEWSPSEPAKIYLLVPYSSLDNYILINAKVKADADYIKNSAAYNSIPADKPVYNRFASSLMIAFDGWPAIVVPSAGSRVFELRTYEGYSEDAVRRKIKMFNDGEYPIFTRAKLNPVFFGEVIAGDKQPRLTYMITCPSMEERNKGWSVFVADPAWKKLVSDPQYANTISIIRNTFLVPTSYSQV, from the coding sequence ATGCAACGCAGAAAATTCCTTCAATCTTCACTTACTGTCACTGCAGGTATGATAACCCTCAGTCCTGCAATGGCTGGAGATAAGCAGCCCCCACAAAAAGAAATATACGAATGGCGTGAATATGAAATGCGCTTTGGTTCGGACCATATGCAATTGGAGAATTATTTTAAGACAGCACTTATTCCTGCGTTGAATAAATATGGTGTAAAAACAGTTGGTGTCTTCAAGGAATGGAGTCCATCGGAACCAGCTAAAATTTATTTACTGGTACCTTATTCTTCTCTTGACAACTATATTTTGATAAACGCCAAAGTAAAGGCGGATGCAGATTATATTAAAAATAGCGCCGCATACAACAGCATTCCAGCCGATAAGCCGGTATATAACCGCTTTGCTTCTTCTTTGATGATTGCTTTTGACGGCTGGCCTGCAATAGTTGTCCCGTCTGCTGGATCCCGCGTATTTGAATTAAGGACCTATGAGGGCTATAGTGAAGATGCTGTAAGAAGAAAAATTAAAATGTTTAATGATGGAGAGTATCCCATTTTTACCAGGGCGAAATTGAATCCCGTATTCTTTGGTGAAGTGATCGCTGGCGACAAGCAACCCCGGCTCACTTATATGATCACATGCCCCAGCATGGAAGAACGCAACAAAGGATGGTCTGTTTTCGTAGCTGACCCTGCGTGGAAAAAATTAGTGTCGGACCCTCAGTATGCAAATACTATTTCTATTATCAGGAATACTTTTTTGGTGCCGACATCCTATTCGCAGGTGTGA
- a CDS encoding metallophosphoesterase, translating into MARRLLLMLFIFVVSDIYFYQAISTLTGNPLVHLGYWLIDITLFAGILFIIFARRTGNNAQRFIAILISAMLLMFIPKVFSSLVLLAEDIVRVFEGFPPRSIYVSEAAAVLAGIFFLIILFGLTRGRHFYKIKRETLYFPDLPEAFDGFTITQLSDVHSGSLSDVKGVQKGLDMADAQNSDLLLFTGDLVNNMASEMMPWIPLFAKLKAPYGKYSVLGNHDYGDYIRWESATAKDANLNHLKEIHAEIGFRLLLNESVTISKQGQSIALIGVENWGKGGFHKYGDLKRATAEVPDNAFKILMSHDPSHWDEVTVDHDQHVHLTLAGHTHGMQFGIELFGFKWSPVKYVYKQWAGLYQQDGKYLYVNRGFGYHGLKGRVGIWPEITVLTLKRGNPG; encoded by the coding sequence ATGGCAAGACGGCTTTTACTAATGTTGTTTATCTTTGTGGTGAGCGATATTTATTTCTATCAGGCGATCTCTACCCTCACAGGGAATCCGCTGGTCCATTTAGGTTATTGGTTGATTGACATTACATTGTTTGCAGGGATCCTGTTTATCATATTTGCCCGCAGAACGGGCAATAATGCACAACGTTTTATTGCAATACTGATATCAGCCATGTTGCTGATGTTCATTCCCAAAGTATTTTCTTCACTGGTTTTGCTGGCGGAAGATATCGTGCGGGTGTTTGAAGGGTTTCCTCCGAGAAGTATTTATGTAAGTGAAGCAGCGGCTGTACTCGCCGGGATATTTTTCCTGATCATCCTGTTTGGTTTAACACGCGGCAGGCACTTTTATAAAATAAAAAGAGAAACCTTGTACTTCCCCGACCTGCCCGAAGCATTTGACGGCTTCACGATCACACAGTTATCCGATGTGCATTCCGGTAGTCTCAGTGATGTTAAAGGTGTACAAAAAGGCCTTGACATGGCAGATGCGCAAAACAGTGATCTGCTGTTATTCACAGGCGATCTTGTGAACAACATGGCTTCGGAAATGATGCCCTGGATACCTTTGTTTGCAAAGCTTAAAGCGCCCTATGGTAAATACTCGGTTTTAGGGAATCATGATTATGGGGACTATATCAGATGGGAAAGTGCTACAGCCAAGGATGCCAATCTTAATCACCTGAAAGAGATCCATGCTGAAATTGGCTTCAGACTGTTACTGAACGAATCGGTAACCATCAGCAAACAGGGACAGAGCATTGCGCTTATTGGTGTAGAGAACTGGGGGAAAGGCGGCTTTCACAAATACGGTGATCTGAAAAGAGCAACTGCTGAAGTACCGGATAATGCTTTTAAAATATTAATGTCGCATGATCCTTCACATTGGGATGAAGTGACGGTAGACCATGATCAGCATGTTCATCTTACACTGGCCGGGCATACGCATGGGATGCAGTTTGGCATTGAACTTTTCGGGTTTAAATGGAGCCCTGTAAAGTACGTCTACAAACAGTGGGCAGGATTATATCAACAGGATGGAAAGTACCTGTATGTGAACAGGGGCTTCGGTTATCACGGATTAAAAGGAAGGGTGGGTATATGGCCTGAGATCACTGTGCTTACGCTAAAGCGGGGGAATCCCGGATAG
- a CDS encoding RagB/SusD family nutrient uptake outer membrane protein: protein MKQRKYTLLIAISAMISASSCEKFLDRQPDSKLNEQQVFTNWDRVNGEANKLYRDMRDRDRGIVTLQDFSIAGITDECKGTKVETGTPDLFNFGSFGPSIGMPSKANGIYWPDYYNSIRKANVFLEGVKKYNSPDNPLREGDLKNRVAEATFLRAYFHWLAARFYGDIVYMDYVASASGGEQFARQPWPEFVTKIVKDLDFAIAELPVRHDDGEFGRADKGAAMALKAIVLYMNASPMYNGGKLPGSDTRAGRTQYAAYDKSKWKLAADAAKAVLDLKNGSTPRYSLYAGKGTDWQPESNNKVYARIKQIYIDQQAIINEWVFYISNNKAESWQGDYIPPSYGGGARLQPIQEQVDEYEFVGNDGYGYATYDPQAAAKGWNVNDPYAKRDPRFYSDIMYHGCTYQNKVINTASGADKIGASNATFTGYYLRKFYHEDWKRSGSWPLHFPVIRLPEMMLIYAEAMNRFSGPGAEVYDMLNTLRARSFMAPVPPGLDEEAMHKYIQRERRVELFYENKRYFYARWNLEPDSPAELAQQNSYEGAPNPAAVWPYPRTQRLAHGMRPVEDPAGAIVIGGIKYRMERFKLEDRIFTSKNYFWPLMQSELANAPTLIQSPNW, encoded by the coding sequence ATGAAACAAAGAAAATATACCCTCTTAATAGCAATCAGCGCAATGATCAGCGCCAGCTCCTGCGAAAAATTCCTCGACAGGCAACCTGATAGCAAACTCAACGAACAACAGGTATTCACTAACTGGGACCGCGTAAACGGTGAAGCGAACAAATTGTATCGTGACATGCGGGACCGGGACAGAGGGATTGTTACCCTGCAGGATTTCTCCATTGCCGGTATAACCGATGAATGTAAAGGAACCAAGGTAGAAACAGGTACTCCTGACCTGTTCAACTTCGGAAGTTTTGGGCCATCCATCGGGATGCCTTCCAAAGCCAATGGTATTTACTGGCCGGATTATTATAACTCCATCCGCAAAGCGAATGTATTCCTGGAAGGGGTGAAAAAATATAATTCTCCGGACAACCCGCTTCGCGAAGGCGATCTGAAGAATCGTGTAGCCGAAGCAACTTTTCTGCGTGCATATTTTCACTGGCTGGCAGCCCGCTTCTATGGTGACATTGTTTATATGGATTATGTGGCCAGTGCCTCTGGTGGCGAGCAATTCGCCCGCCAGCCATGGCCTGAATTTGTGACGAAGATCGTCAAAGACCTCGACTTTGCCATTGCTGAGTTACCTGTACGGCATGATGATGGTGAATTCGGACGGGCGGACAAAGGTGCTGCGATGGCTTTAAAAGCGATTGTCCTTTATATGAACGCAAGCCCTATGTACAATGGAGGAAAATTGCCCGGCAGCGATACCCGTGCTGGCCGTACCCAATATGCTGCTTACGACAAGAGTAAATGGAAACTGGCCGCTGATGCTGCAAAAGCGGTGTTAGACCTGAAAAATGGTTCAACACCACGTTACAGTTTATATGCAGGGAAAGGGACTGACTGGCAGCCGGAAAGCAACAACAAGGTATATGCGAGAATAAAGCAGATCTATATCGATCAGCAGGCTATTATCAATGAGTGGGTATTTTACATTTCGAATAACAAGGCAGAATCATGGCAAGGTGACTATATTCCACCCTCTTATGGTGGTGGCGCCCGTTTGCAACCGATCCAGGAACAGGTGGATGAATATGAATTTGTAGGAAATGATGGTTACGGGTATGCTACTTACGATCCGCAGGCTGCAGCCAAAGGCTGGAACGTGAACGATCCATATGCTAAACGCGATCCCCGTTTTTATTCTGATATTATGTATCATGGCTGTACTTACCAGAACAAGGTGATCAATACAGCCAGCGGTGCAGATAAGATAGGGGCCAGTAATGCAACCTTCACAGGCTACTACCTGCGCAAGTTCTATCATGAAGATTGGAAACGCAGCGGCAGCTGGCCTTTACACTTTCCTGTTATCCGCCTGCCGGAAATGATGCTGATCTATGCTGAGGCAATGAACCGGTTCAGTGGTCCGGGTGCAGAAGTGTATGACATGTTGAACACCCTGCGCGCCCGCTCATTTATGGCGCCTGTGCCTCCCGGATTGGATGAAGAAGCAATGCACAAATACATTCAGCGTGAGAGGCGGGTTGAACTTTTCTATGAAAACAAGCGCTACTTCTATGCCCGCTGGAACCTGGAACCGGATTCTCCGGCAGAGCTGGCACAGCAAAACAGCTATGAAGGAGCTCCTAATCCCGCAGCAGTATGGCCTTATCCAAGAACGCAGCGCCTGGCGCATGGCATGCGTCCTGTTGAAGACCCCGCCGGTGCTATTGTAATTGGTGGAATTAAATACAGGATGGAGCGGTTTAAGTTGGAAGACAGGATCTTTACTTCGAAGAACTATTTCTGGCCGTTGATGCAAAGTGAGCTGGCCAATGCCCCCACCTTGATACAGAGCCCGAACTGGTAA
- a CDS encoding TonB-dependent receptor, producing the protein MNKRLFLLASKPDWLVVTRLMRVVKLTTFLLIVANFCANAKTFAQITMSQRNVSLEKVFKEIHRKTGYQFFYKDELLKEAKKVDIDVKDASIEEVLDICFKDQPFGFTITQKTITVVRKNAVKVVTGHPSPPVVIKGKVTDFNGVGLAGVSVSVIGSTTGVFTDIDGNFTITVPDNSVLSFTFIGFKTENLRVGKENATIAVMLTQQVSSLNDVVVVGYGTQKKVSVVGAVTSIGTNELRQSPTTNLSNALAGRLPGLLVNQFVGGEPGVDQSDVFIRGMATYNTGNNSQKPIVIVDGIERDFQYLNPEEVETFSLLKDASATAVFGVRGANGVILVTTRRGKLMDKPNVTFKAAGGVSAPIKFPEYLGSADYAMLYNEAQDNDKSTRTRFTAEAIENFKKAKGDNSDGLGYNIDLFDYAFKPSMQQDYSLNIQGGNKTVKYFVMAGYMNQDGNYKHTKLSPYNTNAVFKRYNFRSNIDINITDNFYARLNLGGRIQNRIAPGTTAARVVNIANTQPSIYPIILENNENPANKSHIYKHPEGLLFGTQLYRYNILGEIAYSGFINEYKTFMDGSFALGHKLDFITKGLTFEVQYSYDVQSGNTVNRTIPHESEGYREYGGYATFYPQAGVDIFMNPTGGHYEGAYITPKRSDNATMNNGYDGNTPGAQRKNHLQVTLNYARSFGKHSVSGMLLGLRQRRTLTNEVPFGNQGLAFRATYNYNDRYLFEFNAGYNGSENFPKGARYGFFPAVAAGWVISNENFMENSVINYLKVRGSYGLVGSDLLPGIRFGYLQFFEVNGDTYNFGIGQNNGAPANVYEAPLANRALTWEKAKKANIGVEARTLNNRLSLTVDVFKEHRYDILTNIPNDYGTRNVSAVVGQNAPQLNLGVVDNKGFDLEVGWSDNIGKSFSYYIRPNVSFARNKIIYINEIERIAANGKNVDYARRTGKRIGEQFVFEFSHFVKDQAEADALNASNYQKWGALIPGDVVYKDQNGDGQITDQEDRIAMGNPRNPEIQFGIPMGVSYKSFDVSILFQGATNTSVQLINAAAWDFPTYGQDIIGRVKKFHLARWTPATAATATYPALHYGTHLNNKNPNSSLFLADASYMRLKSLEIGYSLSPKFLKRLGLAKTRFYAQGLNLATWDKLSTFDVDPETNTGGDWYPIQKVYNLGVYVTF; encoded by the coding sequence ATGAACAAGAGACTATTCTTATTGGCGAGTAAGCCAGATTGGTTGGTTGTAACCAGGCTAATGCGGGTCGTGAAACTGACCACATTTTTGCTCATCGTGGCAAATTTTTGTGCAAATGCCAAGACCTTTGCCCAGATCACCATGTCGCAACGAAATGTATCGTTGGAAAAAGTATTTAAAGAGATCCACCGGAAAACAGGCTACCAGTTCTTTTACAAGGATGAGCTGCTGAAAGAGGCGAAGAAGGTGGATATTGATGTAAAAGATGCCAGCATTGAGGAAGTGCTGGACATCTGTTTCAAGGATCAGCCCTTTGGCTTCACCATCACACAGAAGACTATCACTGTTGTCAGGAAGAATGCAGTAAAAGTAGTGACTGGTCATCCATCACCGCCTGTTGTGATCAAAGGAAAGGTGACGGATTTTAACGGTGTCGGGCTTGCCGGCGTATCGGTTTCTGTAATCGGTTCCACTACCGGTGTGTTTACCGATATAGATGGTAATTTTACCATTACGGTTCCCGATAACAGCGTATTGAGTTTTACATTTATCGGATTTAAAACGGAGAACCTTCGTGTAGGCAAAGAGAATGCTACTATAGCTGTGATGCTTACCCAACAAGTATCTTCATTGAACGATGTAGTTGTGGTGGGCTACGGAACACAGAAGAAGGTATCTGTGGTAGGCGCTGTAACGTCTATCGGAACCAACGAACTGCGCCAAAGCCCTACTACCAACCTCTCTAATGCACTTGCAGGAAGGCTGCCTGGTTTGCTGGTGAACCAGTTTGTGGGTGGTGAGCCCGGTGTAGACCAGAGTGATGTGTTTATTCGCGGGATGGCTACTTACAATACAGGAAACAACTCTCAAAAGCCCATCGTGATCGTAGATGGTATCGAGCGCGACTTCCAGTATCTGAACCCGGAGGAAGTAGAAACCTTTTCCTTATTAAAGGATGCGTCCGCCACAGCGGTTTTTGGTGTAAGAGGTGCTAATGGTGTTATCCTGGTTACCACGCGCAGAGGTAAGTTGATGGACAAACCCAATGTTACCTTCAAAGCTGCCGGTGGTGTTTCCGCACCAATAAAATTCCCGGAGTACCTGGGCTCTGCAGATTATGCCATGTTATATAATGAGGCGCAGGACAATGATAAAAGTACCCGTACAAGATTTACTGCAGAGGCTATTGAGAATTTCAAGAAAGCAAAAGGTGATAACTCAGATGGTCTGGGCTATAACATAGATCTGTTCGATTATGCTTTCAAACCCAGTATGCAGCAGGATTACAGCCTGAACATCCAGGGTGGTAACAAGACCGTGAAATACTTTGTAATGGCTGGTTATATGAACCAGGATGGTAACTACAAGCATACCAAACTGAGCCCTTATAATACCAACGCGGTTTTTAAACGTTATAACTTCCGCTCCAATATCGACATCAATATCACGGATAATTTTTATGCGCGTTTGAACCTTGGTGGCCGCATCCAGAACAGGATCGCACCGGGTACTACCGCTGCGCGTGTGGTGAATATCGCCAATACGCAACCTTCTATCTATCCGATCATATTGGAGAATAACGAAAACCCGGCTAACAAGTCCCACATCTACAAACATCCGGAAGGTTTGTTGTTCGGTACTCAGTTGTATCGTTATAATATCCTTGGTGAGATAGCCTACTCAGGGTTTATCAATGAATACAAAACGTTCATGGATGGAAGTTTTGCACTCGGCCACAAATTGGATTTCATTACCAAGGGCCTGACCTTCGAAGTACAATATTCTTATGATGTACAGAGTGGTAATACCGTTAACAGAACAATCCCGCATGAGTCTGAAGGTTACCGCGAGTATGGAGGGTACGCTACTTTCTATCCGCAGGCCGGCGTTGATATATTCATGAATCCCACCGGCGGCCATTATGAGGGTGCATATATTACGCCGAAACGTTCGGATAATGCTACTATGAACAACGGTTATGATGGCAACACCCCGGGTGCACAACGCAAAAACCATTTGCAGGTGACATTGAACTATGCCCGCTCCTTCGGCAAACATAGTGTGAGCGGGATGTTGCTGGGACTCCGCCAACGCCGGACCCTGACCAATGAGGTTCCTTTTGGTAACCAGGGGCTGGCTTTCAGGGCCACTTACAACTACAACGATCGTTACCTGTTTGAGTTCAATGCCGGTTACAATGGATCGGAGAACTTTCCCAAAGGTGCCCGTTATGGTTTCTTCCCTGCCGTTGCCGCAGGATGGGTGATCAGCAACGAGAATTTCATGGAAAACTCCGTCATCAATTACCTGAAGGTGAGAGGTTCTTACGGATTGGTAGGTAGCGATCTGCTGCCAGGCATCCGTTTTGGTTACCTGCAGTTTTTTGAAGTAAATGGTGATACATACAATTTTGGTATTGGTCAGAATAACGGCGCACCGGCTAACGTATACGAAGCGCCATTGGCCAACCGGGCACTGACCTGGGAGAAAGCGAAGAAAGCCAATATTGGTGTTGAAGCAAGAACATTGAATAATCGCCTGAGCCTTACGGTAGATGTTTTCAAAGAGCATCGTTACGACATCCTTACCAATATCCCTAATGACTATGGAACCAGGAACGTATCTGCCGTTGTTGGTCAGAATGCGCCACAACTTAATCTGGGTGTGGTAGACAATAAAGGATTTGACCTGGAGGTCGGCTGGTCAGATAATATCGGCAAGAGTTTCAGCTATTACATTCGTCCGAATGTATCCTTTGCGAGGAACAAGATCATTTACATCAACGAAATAGAACGTATCGCTGCTAATGGCAAGAATGTAGACTATGCACGCCGTACCGGAAAGCGTATCGGTGAGCAGTTTGTATTTGAGTTCAGCCATTTTGTAAAAGACCAGGCGGAAGCGGACGCTTTGAATGCTTCCAACTATCAGAAATGGGGTGCGTTGATACCAGGGGATGTAGTGTATAAAGACCAGAATGGTGACGGACAGATCACAGATCAGGAAGATCGGATCGCGATGGGCAATCCCCGCAATCCTGAGATCCAGTTCGGTATTCCTATGGGGGTATCTTACAAAAGTTTTGATGTCAGCATCTTGTTCCAGGGTGCCACCAATACCAGTGTACAGTTGATCAATGCCGCAGCCTGGGATTTCCCGACTTACGGACAGGACATCATCGGTCGTGTGAAGAAATTCCACCTTGCCCGCTGGACACCGGCAACAGCAGCTACTGCTACCTATCCGGCATTGCACTACGGAACACATCTGAATAACAAAAACCCGAATAGCTCATTATTTCTCGCAGACGCTTCATACATGCGTTTGAAAAGCCTTGAAATTGGATATTCCCTCTCTCCCAAGTTCCTGAAGAGATTGGGGCTTGCGAAAACAAGGTTCTATGCTCAAGGCCTGAACCTGGCTACCTGGGACAAATTATCCACTTTCGACGTGGATCCCGAAACCAATACCGGCGGTGACTGGTATCCTATTCAGAAAGTATATAATCTGGGTGTTTACGTAACCTTCTAA
- a CDS encoding FecR family protein: MHKARLAYLLSIYFNKTATTAEVDELMEAVEDSRHDEALKSLLAELWEQHQGDHQPISEEKGKETLIAILQQGRVLKPARGNRRWWPAAAAAAVFALFVGSYYWMSDQMPVNEDVEEQSASYVIKPGGNKAILTLADGSHIELDSSREGKLTTQGGALVVNNRSSILAYGANKNGTGELVYNTLSTPRGGQYCLVLSDGTRVWLNANSSIRFPATFNGDTRSVSITGEAYFEVAKNKTKPFLVTAKEATISVLGTHFNIMAYEDENMMTTTLLEGAVKVSKGDRFKILKPGVQAQIFHDETIKTQIVDVDEEMAWKNGWFNFNSWDIQRIMRQISRWYDIDVVYEGKVPTGHYSGIVSRENNISQVLQIMKAGGVDFKIEDRKIIVSEGH; the protein is encoded by the coding sequence ATGCATAAAGCTAGACTGGCTTATCTGTTGAGTATTTATTTTAATAAAACTGCTACAACCGCGGAAGTAGATGAATTGATGGAAGCGGTTGAGGACAGCAGGCATGATGAGGCTCTTAAAAGCCTGCTAGCCGAATTATGGGAGCAGCACCAGGGTGATCATCAGCCGATCAGTGAAGAAAAGGGAAAGGAAACGTTAATAGCTATTCTGCAACAAGGGAGGGTCCTAAAGCCAGCACGCGGAAATAGGCGTTGGTGGCCTGCAGCCGCTGCCGCAGCAGTGTTTGCGTTATTCGTCGGAAGTTATTATTGGATGAGTGATCAGATGCCGGTGAATGAGGATGTCGAAGAACAGTCTGCTTCCTATGTGATCAAGCCCGGCGGGAATAAAGCCATATTAACACTGGCGGACGGTTCCCATATTGAACTGGACTCCTCACGGGAGGGCAAACTGACAACTCAGGGAGGTGCGCTGGTCGTCAACAATCGTTCATCCATACTGGCATATGGTGCCAATAAAAACGGCACAGGTGAGTTGGTATATAATACATTGTCCACACCACGGGGCGGACAATATTGCCTGGTACTGTCTGACGGCACCAGGGTATGGCTCAATGCCAATTCCAGCATCCGCTTCCCGGCCACTTTTAATGGCGATACAAGAAGCGTAAGCATTACAGGCGAAGCATATTTTGAGGTAGCAAAAAATAAAACAAAACCATTTCTCGTAACTGCAAAAGAAGCAACGATTTCAGTATTGGGTACCCATTTCAATATCATGGCCTATGAAGATGAAAACATGATGACCACTACCTTGCTTGAGGGAGCGGTAAAGGTATCCAAAGGAGACAGATTTAAAATATTGAAGCCTGGGGTACAGGCACAGATCTTTCATGACGAAACAATAAAAACCCAAATTGTTGATGTGGATGAGGAAATGGCCTGGAAGAACGGCTGGTTTAACTTCAATTCATGGGACATTCAGCGCATTATGCGGCAGATATCCCGATGGTACGATATAGACGTAGTATATGAAGGGAAGGTGCCAACAGGGCATTATTCCGGGATTGTAAGCCGGGAAAACAATATCTCTCAGGTATTGCAGATCATGAAGGCTGGTGGTGTTGACTTTAAGATAGAGGACCGCAAGATCATAGTGTCCGAAGGCCATTAG
- a CDS encoding RNA polymerase sigma-70 factor — protein sequence MRVAEGNENAFAVLFNNYYNQLGDFIIRIAESEDIAQEIVQDVFLKIWINRQALAQVDSFKAYLFTVARNHAFNCLKQTARLRNRQKAYEYYELQTTSHYEEPASADVLQLVEKAVELLPPRQRSVFLLSRKEGISHELIARKLNISHETVKKHMVLALRFLRDHLRTNLRSLILIISLLFRN from the coding sequence ATGCGTGTTGCAGAAGGCAATGAAAATGCCTTTGCAGTTTTGTTTAATAACTACTACAACCAGCTTGGAGATTTCATTATTCGTATAGCAGAATCCGAAGACATTGCCCAGGAGATCGTTCAGGATGTATTCCTGAAAATATGGATCAACCGCCAGGCATTGGCCCAGGTTGATAGTTTCAAAGCCTATCTCTTCACAGTGGCCAGAAACCATGCATTTAACTGCCTCAAACAAACTGCCCGGCTAAGGAACCGCCAGAAAGCCTACGAATATTATGAACTTCAGACTACATCCCATTATGAAGAGCCGGCATCAGCCGATGTGCTCCAGCTTGTTGAAAAGGCGGTGGAACTACTCCCTCCCAGGCAAAGAAGCGTTTTCCTGTTAAGCCGGAAAGAAGGTATATCTCACGAGCTCATTGCCAGAAAGCTCAATATCTCCCACGAAACCGTCAAAAAGCATATGGTATTGGCGCTGAGGTTCTTAAGAGATCATCTCCGTACCAATCTCCGCTCTTTGATCCTTATTATTTCTTTGTTATTCCGCAATTAG